A window of the Cystobacter fuscus genome harbors these coding sequences:
- a CDS encoding alkene reductase, whose protein sequence is METKPSLFSPFRLGEVELKNRMVMAPMTRSRALEGNVPNPLATTYYVQRASAGLLITEATQVSRQGVGYIRTPGIHSPEQVRGWKTLTDAVHAAGGIIYAQLWHVGRMSHPEFQGGALPVAPSAIPADGTVFTSRGMTPLVTPRALDTHELPDIVAQFRCGAENAKAAGFDGVELHGANGYLLDQFLRDGANQRTDAYGGSIEKRARLPLEVTKAVVDVWGAGRVGYKLSPTFSMFSMSDSTPVETFTYFTRKLNELGIGYLHVTESLPNGSAPGKARISPLLREEFKGAFIVNGGYDARTGQDALERGETDLVAYGVPFLANPDLPERYKRGGPFNEPDRATFYSGEEKGYTDYPALR, encoded by the coding sequence ATGGAAACAAAACCGAGTCTTTTCTCTCCGTTCCGTCTGGGGGAAGTCGAGCTGAAGAACCGGATGGTGATGGCGCCCATGACGCGCAGCCGCGCGCTCGAGGGCAATGTTCCCAATCCCCTGGCGACCACCTACTACGTCCAGCGCGCCTCGGCCGGACTGCTCATCACCGAGGCCACCCAGGTGAGCCGGCAGGGAGTGGGCTACATCCGCACGCCGGGCATCCACTCGCCCGAGCAGGTGCGCGGCTGGAAGACGCTGACCGACGCGGTGCATGCGGCGGGGGGAATCATCTACGCCCAGCTCTGGCACGTGGGGCGGATGTCCCATCCCGAGTTCCAGGGAGGTGCCCTCCCCGTCGCCCCATCGGCGATCCCGGCGGACGGGACGGTGTTCACCTCGCGGGGAATGACGCCGCTGGTGACGCCGCGGGCGCTCGACACGCACGAGCTGCCGGACATCGTCGCGCAGTTCCGGTGCGGGGCCGAGAACGCCAAGGCGGCGGGGTTCGACGGCGTCGAGCTGCATGGCGCCAATGGCTATCTGCTCGATCAGTTCCTGCGCGATGGCGCCAACCAGCGCACCGACGCCTATGGAGGCAGCATCGAGAAGCGCGCGCGGCTGCCGCTGGAGGTCACGAAGGCGGTGGTGGACGTCTGGGGCGCTGGGCGGGTCGGCTACAAGCTTTCACCGACCTTCTCCATGTTCTCGATGTCGGACAGCACGCCCGTCGAGACGTTCACCTACTTCACCCGGAAGCTGAACGAGCTCGGCATCGGCTACCTGCACGTGACGGAGTCGCTCCCGAATGGGTCCGCCCCGGGAAAGGCTCGCATCTCGCCCCTCCTGCGCGAGGAGTTCAAGGGCGCCTTCATCGTGAACGGGGGCTACGACGCGCGCACCGGCCAGGATGCGCTCGAGCGGGGCGAGACGGATCTCGTCGCCTACGGCGTGCCGTTCCTCGCCAATCCGGATCTGCCCGAGCGCTACAAGCGGGGCGGTCCGTTCAACGAGCCCGACCGGGCGACCTTCTACTCGGGCGAGGAGAAGGGCTACACCGACTACCCCGCGCTGCGGTGA
- a CDS encoding methylmalonyl-CoA mutase family protein, with protein MRNVQLTPVPSPYKPRFHVRIVTAASLFDGHDAAINVMRRLMQSSGAEIIHLGHNRSVAEIVDCAIQEDAQGIAITSYQGGHVEFFKYMIDLLRERGANIKVFGGGGGTILPAEIEELHRYGVARIYSPDDGRAMGLQGMIDDLVSQCDFEKRSADFKPLLESPPSRDPSKLASLITIAENFPTVGEELRGALSRLVDKGPKVPVLGITGTGGAGKSSLVDELVRRFLADFPDKTLAVLSVDPSKRKSGGALLGDRIRMNSIDHPRVYMRSMATRQSNLALSKHVGDSIEICKAAGFDLIVVETSGIGQSDTEITEHSDVSLYVMTAEYGAATQLEKIDMLDFADVIAINKFDKRGSLDALRDVRKQWKRNHNAFSTPDESLPVYGTIASQFNDPGMNQLYRAVIDTISKRTGAPLQSGFQLTPGMSEKKWIIPPERTRYLAEIVETCESYDRFVRSQAAIARRMYQLHGTIEALRTNVGKKRLEIVEPKDASDVVQVTERVEGEPAYLGELVELYRDLESRLHTDCRRLLGEWPATKRRYAASKYQFQVRDKVIELDLYTESLSHLRIPKIALPRYEDWGDILTWLLRENAPGAFPFTAGVFPLKRENEDPARMFAGEGGPERTNKRFHYVSRGLPAKRLSTAFDSVTLYGEDPDFRPDIYGKVGNSGVSIANVDDAKKLYSGFDLADPSTSVSMTINGPAPMLLGFFLNAAVDQQCEKWIRAQGLVGEIDKKIDALYQERGLPRPRYQGELPQGNDGLGLLLLGVSGDEVLPRDVYERIRASTLQSVRGTVQADILKEDQAQNTCIFSTEFALRLMGDIQQYFIDKKVRNFYSVSISGYHIAEAGANPISQLAFTLANGFTFVEYYLSRGMHIDDFAPNLSFFFSNGMDPEYSVLGRVARRIWAKAMRDKYGGNDRSQKLKYHIQTSGRSLHAQEIAFNDIRTTLQALLALNDNCNSLHTNAYDEAITTPTEESVRRALAIQLVINKEFGLSKNENPNQGSFIIEELTDLVEAAVLTEFRSISERGGVLGAMERMYQRSKIQEESLYYETLKHDGTLPIIGVNTFLDPKGSPTVTPPEVIRANREEKDYAIASRDAFRKRNEQSAPQALEAVRRAALDNGNIFTALMDACKVCTLGQISRTLYEVGGQYRRNM; from the coding sequence GTGAGAAACGTTCAACTGACTCCCGTTCCCAGCCCCTACAAGCCACGTTTCCACGTGCGGATCGTGACGGCGGCTTCGCTCTTCGACGGACACGACGCGGCCATCAACGTGATGCGCCGCCTCATGCAGTCCTCGGGCGCGGAAATCATCCACCTGGGTCACAACCGCTCGGTGGCGGAGATCGTCGACTGCGCCATCCAGGAGGATGCCCAGGGCATCGCCATCACCTCCTACCAGGGCGGGCACGTCGAGTTCTTCAAGTACATGATCGATCTGCTGCGCGAGCGCGGCGCGAACATCAAGGTGTTCGGCGGCGGAGGCGGCACCATCCTCCCGGCGGAGATCGAGGAACTCCACCGCTACGGCGTGGCGCGCATCTACTCGCCGGACGACGGCCGCGCCATGGGCCTGCAGGGGATGATCGACGATCTCGTCTCCCAGTGTGACTTCGAGAAGCGCTCCGCGGACTTCAAGCCCCTGCTCGAGTCGCCGCCCTCGCGCGATCCCTCGAAACTCGCCTCGCTCATCACCATCGCGGAGAACTTCCCCACCGTGGGCGAGGAGCTTCGGGGAGCGCTCTCCCGCCTCGTCGACAAGGGTCCCAAGGTCCCCGTGCTCGGCATCACCGGCACCGGCGGCGCGGGCAAGTCGAGCCTCGTCGACGAGCTCGTCCGGCGCTTCCTCGCGGACTTCCCGGACAAGACGCTCGCGGTGCTCTCCGTGGATCCGTCCAAGCGCAAGTCCGGCGGCGCGCTGCTCGGCGATCGCATCCGCATGAACTCCATCGACCATCCGCGCGTGTACATGCGCTCGATGGCCACGCGCCAGAGCAACCTCGCCCTGTCCAAGCACGTCGGCGACTCGATTGAAATCTGCAAGGCCGCCGGGTTCGATCTCATCGTGGTGGAGACCTCGGGCATCGGCCAGTCCGACACGGAGATCACCGAGCACTCGGACGTGTCGCTCTACGTGATGACGGCCGAGTACGGCGCCGCGACGCAGCTCGAGAAGATCGACATGCTCGACTTCGCCGATGTCATCGCCATCAACAAGTTCGACAAGCGCGGCTCGCTCGACGCGCTGCGCGACGTGCGCAAGCAGTGGAAGCGCAACCACAACGCCTTCTCCACGCCCGACGAGAGCCTGCCCGTCTACGGCACCATCGCCTCGCAGTTCAACGACCCGGGCATGAACCAGCTCTACCGGGCCGTCATCGACACCATCTCCAAACGCACCGGGGCGCCGCTCCAGTCGGGCTTCCAGCTCACCCCGGGCATGAGCGAGAAGAAGTGGATCATCCCGCCCGAGCGCACCCGCTACCTCGCGGAGATCGTCGAGACGTGCGAGTCGTATGACCGGTTCGTCCGCTCGCAGGCGGCGATCGCCCGGCGGATGTACCAGTTGCACGGCACCATCGAGGCGCTGCGCACCAACGTGGGCAAGAAGCGCCTGGAGATCGTCGAGCCCAAGGACGCCTCGGACGTGGTGCAGGTCACCGAGCGCGTGGAAGGGGAGCCGGCCTACCTGGGCGAGCTGGTGGAGCTGTACCGCGACCTGGAGTCGCGTCTGCACACGGACTGCCGACGGCTGCTCGGCGAGTGGCCCGCGACGAAGCGCCGCTACGCGGCGTCCAAGTACCAGTTCCAGGTGCGCGACAAGGTCATCGAGCTGGATCTCTACACCGAGTCGCTCTCGCACCTGCGCATCCCGAAGATCGCGCTGCCGCGCTACGAGGACTGGGGCGACATCCTCACGTGGCTCTTGCGCGAGAACGCCCCGGGTGCCTTCCCGTTCACCGCGGGCGTCTTCCCCCTCAAGCGAGAGAACGAGGACCCCGCGCGCATGTTCGCCGGCGAGGGCGGTCCCGAGCGCACCAACAAGCGCTTCCACTACGTCTCGCGTGGACTGCCCGCCAAGCGCCTGTCCACGGCGTTCGACTCCGTCACCCTCTACGGCGAGGACCCGGACTTCCGGCCGGACATCTACGGCAAGGTGGGCAACTCGGGCGTGTCGATCGCCAACGTGGACGACGCCAAGAAGCTCTACTCGGGCTTCGATCTGGCGGACCCGTCCACGTCCGTGTCCATGACCATCAACGGCCCCGCGCCCATGCTGCTCGGGTTCTTCCTCAACGCCGCGGTGGATCAGCAGTGCGAGAAGTGGATCCGCGCCCAGGGACTGGTGGGGGAGATCGACAAGAAGATCGACGCGCTCTACCAGGAGCGTGGGCTGCCCCGGCCCCGCTACCAGGGCGAGCTGCCGCAGGGCAACGATGGGCTCGGGCTGCTGCTGCTCGGCGTGTCCGGTGACGAGGTGCTGCCGCGCGACGTGTACGAACGCATCCGCGCCTCCACGCTCCAGTCCGTGCGTGGCACCGTGCAGGCCGACATCCTCAAGGAGGACCAGGCCCAGAACACCTGCATCTTCTCGACGGAGTTCGCCCTGCGGCTCATGGGCGACATCCAGCAGTACTTCATCGACAAGAAGGTGCGGAACTTCTACTCGGTGTCCATCTCCGGCTACCACATCGCCGAGGCCGGGGCGAACCCCATCTCCCAGCTCGCCTTCACGCTGGCCAACGGCTTCACCTTCGTCGAGTACTACCTGTCGCGCGGGATGCACATCGACGACTTCGCGCCCAACCTGTCGTTCTTCTTCTCCAACGGCATGGATCCCGAGTACTCGGTGCTCGGGCGCGTGGCCCGTCGCATCTGGGCCAAGGCGATGCGCGACAAGTACGGCGGCAATGACCGCTCGCAGAAGCTCAAGTACCACATCCAGACGTCCGGCCGGAGCCTCCACGCCCAGGAGATCGCCTTCAACGACATCCGCACCACGTTGCAGGCCCTGCTCGCGCTCAATGACAACTGCAATTCCTTGCACACCAACGCCTATGACGAGGCCATCACCACGCCCACCGAGGAGAGTGTGCGGCGCGCGCTCGCCATCCAGCTCGTCATCAACAAGGAATTCGGTCTGTCCAAGAACGAGAACCCCAACCAGGGCTCCTTCATCATCGAGGAGCTGACGGACCTGGTGGAGGCCGCCGTGCTCACCGAGTTCCGCTCCATCTCCGAGCGGGGCGGGGTGCTCGGGGCGATGGAGCGCATGTACCAGCGCTCCAAAATCCAGGAGGAGTCGCTCTACTACGAGACCCTCAAGCACGACGGCACACTGCCCATCATCGGCGTGAACACCTTCCTGGATCCCAAGGGCTCGCCCACCGTGACGCCGCCCGAGGTCATCCGCGCCAACCGCGAGGAGAAGGACTACGCCATCGCCTCGCGCGATGCCTTCCGCAAGCGCAACGAGCAGTCCGCTCCCCAGGCGCTCGAGGCCGTGCGGCGCGCCGCGCTCGACAATGGCAACATCTTCACCGCGCTGATGGACGCCTGTAAGGTCTGCACGCTCGGGCAGATCTCCCGCACGCTGTACGAGGTGGGCGGGCAGTACCGGCGCAACATGTAG